In Amphiura filiformis chromosome 1, Afil_fr2py, whole genome shotgun sequence, the following are encoded in one genomic region:
- the LOC140155965 gene encoding 8-demethyl-8-(2,3-dimethoxy-alpha-L-rhamnosyl)-tetracenomycin-C 4'-O-methyltransferase-like: MGDATVPSTKPAWEDKMWDSYNFLMKCPDVSRLRKLLARHELFKMSLEIPGDIVECGVFKGTGLMQFLKLRQIYIPNSIKKVIGFDLFHTQPELSGNDDTQMNQLFKDAQFTGIDPEELRKAAEAITGNSDSVELIAGDVTKTCQEYATSRPGFRISFLHMDLDVEIPTLKSLEALWPKVCKGGVIVFDEYAISRWSESNAIDKFLEDKPNQKLRTLPWAHTPTAYIIKE, translated from the exons ATGGGCGATGCTACTGTGCCTAGTACGAAACCAGCATGGGAAGACAAGATGTGGGATTCCTATAATTTCTTGATGAAATGTCCAGATGTCAGCAGACTTAGGAAACTTCTAGCACGTCATGAATTATTCAAAATGTCATTAGAAATTCCAG GTGACATAGTTGAATGTGGAGTGTTTAAGGGTACAGGATTGATGCAGTTTCTTAAACTGAGACAGATTTACATTCCCAACTCGATCAAAAAG GTTATAGGATTTGACCTGTTTCACACACAACCAGAGCTATCAGGAAATGATGATACCCAAATGAACCAATTATTCAAGGATGCACAGTTTACTGGTATTGATCCCGAGGAACTAAGGAAAGCAGCTGAAGCCATAACTGGGAATTCAGATAGTGTTGAACTTATTGCAGGAGATGTTACAAAGACATGCCAAGAA TACGCCACATCTCGTCCTGGTTTCAGGATTTCATTTCTTCACATGGACCTAGACGTTGAGATACCCACACTAAAGTCATTGGAAGCATTATGGCCAAAGGTCTGCAAAGGTGGTGTCATTGTCTTTGATGAATATGCAATATCAAG GTGGTCAGAAAGCAATGCAATTGATAAATTCTTGGAGGACAAACCAAACCAGAAATTGAGAACGCTTCCATGGGCTCACACACCTACAGCCTACATAATAAAAGAATAA